TGTGTGCAGATTTAAGTATAACCATGATTAACTTTTTTGACAATGTCATTACAGGCATATCTGAAGAAGAGAAGAATCGTCTCTTACACTGTGTTGTCATCGGAGGTGGTCCTACAGGGGTCGAATTTAGCGGTGAATTGAGTGATTTTATCTTGAAAGATGTTCGAGAGCGGTATACTCATATAAAGGATCATATCAAGGTTACTCTGATAGAGGTAAAAAAAACTCCCACTTATTCATGGATGATTATGTTGTATATATAGAGAATTCAATTATAGATTTCATTCGTTAACTCTTGCTTGGTTTTTGCTCTTGGTTAACAGGCCAATGAGATACTATCATCTTTTGATGTTGGACTACGGCAATATGCAACAAATCATTTGACTAAGGTGAAGCTTGTTCATTCTCCTATGTCCTAGATTATTTCTTGTCTAATGCTGCATAGAAACTTCTCGAGTTTCACATTtctaaaaacatttttaatactcTGAAGTTTGAAACtctatatttttaacttattcttataaaataaatcatatgGGCGTTTCTGATTTCGGCATTTCCATTTTCGTGCTACATAATTTCATGTTTATAGTTCTTTCAATGACATTTGGTGTTATTTATCAGTCTGGTGTCCGTTTTACAAGAGGTGTAGTGAAAGAAGTGCATCCCAAGAAACTAGTTCTGAGCGATGGAACTGAAGTTCCATATGGCCTATTGGTATGGTCTACTGGTGTCGGTCCATCTAAGTTTGTAAAATCACTAAATGTCCCCAAGTCCCCTGGTGGAAGGTACCTTTCATTTTCCATCAACTCTTGATATGTTTCTGATCTATCAATCATAGAATTGATCTTACTGAGTTATACAGGATTGGCATTGATGAATGGTTGCGGATTGGTTCTGTAGAAGATGTGTTTGCACTTGGAGACTGTGCTGGTTTTCTTGAACAGACAGGGAGGCCAGTGCTTCCTGCTCTAGCTCAGGTCAAACCTTCATTAACTATTTAGGctacttttatatatatgtaagaGTTTTTGAGCTAATATATATTCTTGAACAGGTAGCAGAAAGGCAAGGGAAATATCTAGTTAAACTGTTTAACAAGATTGGACATGAAAATGGAGGCAAAGCTTTTTGTGCAAAGGATGTTCCTCTTGGTGATCCTTTTGTGTACAAACATATGGGCAGCATGGCTTCAGTTGGACGTTACAAGGCACTGGTTGATTTGCGCCAGTCTAAGGTAAAAACCATATATACTCCCTGTTCATGGATTGGGTTTAGACGAGTTCAGACCGAATCTATCTGAATCTAAATCGTTCGAATTTAACATGTATCGTCCAAATTCGGTCCATGAATTACATTTATTTAGATTCAGACTCTAGTCGGACTTgccaaaaaagaaataaaatgctCAAATCGGATTAAATGACCTGGCTTGAGCGACTAGCCCGGTACACTTTTAGGTCCAATTAAGAGTGTAAACAAGTTGGACTATTTGATATTGACTCGATAAAAATTTGAGACCGTTTCGACAGATTCAAGTCGAGCTTGACCTCCTCAAGTCAAGTTCGACTACTAGTCAAAGAGGCTTGCGAGACTCACATGTCTAAACGAGTCTTTTACACGTTTGAGTAGCTCGAACTTGAaaatttaagtatattttaactCAAATTTGGCATAATTTGGATTCAGCTCTGCTCTGCAATAATAGACAAACACAAGTAGATTACATTTTCAATTCATTTGTCATCCAACATTTTGGTCATAATTTCATTGGCAGGATGACAAAGGCGTATCAATGGCTGGATTCGTAAGCTGGTTAATATGGCGGTCAGCTTATCTTACACGAGTTTTAAGCTGGAGAAACAGATTTTACGTGGCTGTGAACTGGGCAACCACCTTTGTTTTTGGCAGAGATAACTCCAGAATTGGATAGACTTCACCACCATTATCCACCACCTCTCCAAATTCTTGAATTTTCACAATGCCTTGACCTTGAAGTAAGGTTTAAGTTGTTAATTAAGATGGATTAGAAAATAAATTCCACACCTTACAGTTGTGAATCTTTTGTTACTTCCAAGAAACCAAAGTGTTGTAATCTGGATGGTATAATTTCAtgtaaataaaaagattttGGCAATGTTTTGATCTAGCTTCATTTTTATTATCTAGTTTCTAAAACAAATTGATGTTCAAACCGTCAACCCGACTTTTAAATTTCCGTCTACATCAAATaagttgttttaaattttttaattagttagattctaaactttttatttcaaattaaataagtcatattaaacttattttagttgattagatccttaaatttttgtttCGGCTAGTAATTAATGTGTATATCTCAATATGTAATTTATGTAACCTCAAAACGCAAGTTCAGAAGCCGGATTGACCTTTTTTTCAAAATTCCTCTGTTAAGTATCATTAGATTGATCTCCACCTCCAAAACCCAAGAATTGGAAAACAAAATCTCATTCATTTATGTGCAAACATACAATCTTTAAACTTTTGTACAAGAACAtaactcaaaaacaaaaatctctaactaaaaaacaaaaaacagaaCCAAAAACTTGAGTTTAATCTAGGAAAAGTGGGAAGCTGCCGGTGCTGCTGTTCTTCGAGTGGTATGAGAAAAAATAGAAGCAAATGAATTGGCAAGATTGACCACTATAGCCACCTTGACTTGGCCTCTCTTTGGGATCGGACGGCCAGAAGAAGTTCTTGAAACCTTCCTGTTattcatcatcatcttcattcttgaacCTGCCatttttcttgatttcttgTTAGTAAAATAAAGTACTGAAGCTAACCAAGAATTTATTCGTGCTGTGTTTGTGTTTTCAAATATGTTCTCTTACAGACTTATATAAcgaatttttttgttaatgccCTGGATTTTGAGCATAATTACAAGATATGCCCTtcttgttttgtattttttggaCTATCAGTGGACGATCTTGACCTTTGGACAGGCCAGCTGTACTAAGAAGTCAATTATTTTTTGGATTGTAtatgtgaaaaaaaattaaagtggaCATTATCATTTTAAACCTTCGAAAAAATGAATATAGAGTGTAATAGtagtataattttttgatttttcgccTTAATAGTCAGACTAATTGTCCGTCTTAAAATTTTGATCTTATCAATTTTGCCAATCTTCTAAATTTTCAGTACAATTTTAtgcatttaataaaaaaaaatggatttacCGCTCGTTACAATGTACCTCAAATGCAGCGATTTAAGATTTTACAAAGCCACTTTAATAATACTACTTATATTAatactaattatataaaatacttataCTAAGTATGGTTTATTTTGTGTCCATTAGTATAATTAAGTACAAATCTTttcttagatttttttttctttcagtttttgtccttttttttacaaatattgaTGATTTCGTGGTTTTCTGGTCAATAATTTGTACAATGAGGTACTTGTATATGTAATAAATAATATTGTATGAAATCAATAAGAATTTCAAGTACACACACTACCACATAAGTGACTTTCAGCAACACTAGCATAGCAACACTATCGATATTGTTACAATAGTACATATAAGGCAACAGAAAGGCTACGGTTAAAAACCGTTGCAAAGAAatcaacaaaatttaaaaatttacaacatAAGGCAACATATATAAAAAACGGTTGCATTAGATTAAGAAAATACAACAGTTTGaattaatctagcaacacttctAAATTGTTGCCTTATCTTAAATACAAAtttctgaagaaaaaaataataattacaattttgattaaaagaggtaaatttttttttatagtcaTTTCTTTTAGGCTTTGTTTGGGAAAGAAGGCATTAAAGTAAAGTACGGGTTTTTAAAGTAAAGTACGgatttttaaagtaaagtaaAGTATCGTAAGGGACGGTAAAGGAAGGTAAGGGTTGGCATATGAGGGTTGAGGGGGTTGGCATATGAGGGTTGAGGGGGGTTGGGAAATAATTTTCAACCCctcaaaacctttaaaaaaaatttaccaaaCAGGGGTTGAAATTTTACAACCATTTCCTTCCCTTCCTTTCCTTTCTCAACCCCTAATCCAAACAATATGTTAGaagacaataatttttttattaaaaaggcTCAAAATCACTTAcccaatttttataaaattctcgaaaaattatttttaaatgtttgttgatggcttttaagagatttatgtttaattttagcATGTGTCTTCataaactgataatattacaaaggACCAAACTTAGTTTTTCTAGATGGAAGGATGGGAGAAAGAAATTGAAGCCCAAAACCTAACCTAAATATGAGATAGAAATGGGAGAAGAAACTGTCAGTGCCGACGAGAACCGCGCCACTCATTGTCGCCGCGAATGCCGCCGCTTGCTGACGGCGTGAATCGCGCCGCTCGTTCATGACGCAAATGCCGCCGTTCGCTGACGATAACCCCGCCGCTCGCTGACGATGCGAACCCCGGCGCTCATTGCTGCCAACGCCAACGCTCCAAGTTTCC
This region of Mercurialis annua linkage group LG1-X, ddMerAnnu1.2, whole genome shotgun sequence genomic DNA includes:
- the LOC126664540 gene encoding internal alternative NAD(P)H-ubiquinone oxidoreductase A1, mitochondrial-like encodes the protein MAFARIARTGLRRTGCTSGSYASHKLYSSSFENVAAGSNFSYLSSINRVNHSSYWSRGISGTPSYQFPNAERIIDEHDEPKYPGLEATKPGEKPRVVVLGTGWAACRFMKGLDTKIYDVVCISPRNHMVFTPLLASTCVGTLEFRSVAEPVSRIQSALSGDANSYFYLASCNGIDTDKHEVYCETVSNGGLPQEPYKFKVAYDKLVIASGAEPLTFGIKGVEEHAFFLREVNHAQEIRKKLLLNLMLSENPGISEEEKNRLLHCVVIGGGPTGVEFSGELSDFILKDVRERYTHIKDHIKVTLIEANEILSSFDVGLRQYATNHLTKSGVRFTRGVVKEVHPKKLVLSDGTEVPYGLLVWSTGVGPSKFVKSLNVPKSPGGRIGIDEWLRIGSVEDVFALGDCAGFLEQTGRPVLPALAQVAERQGKYLVKLFNKIGHENGGKAFCAKDVPLGDPFVYKHMGSMASVGRYKALVDLRQSKDDKGVSMAGFVSWLIWRSAYLTRVLSWRNRFYVAVNWATTFVFGRDNSRIG